The Leclercia adecarboxylata region TATCAATAATAGGTACTTCCATGTCGAGTAAGTTAGTACTGGTTCTGAACTGCGGTAGCTCTTCCCTGAAATTCGCCATCATCGATGCGCTTAACGGTGAAGAGTACCTTTCTGGTTTGGCCGAATGTTTCCATCTCCCTGAAGCACGTCTGAAGTGGAAAATGGACGGCAGCAAACAGGAAGCGGCTTTAGGTGCAGGCGCCGCTCACAGCGAAGCGCTGAACTTTATCGTTAACACTATTCTGGCACAAAAACCGGAACTGTCCGCTCAGCTGACCGCAATCGGTCACCGTATCGTTCATGGTGGCGAGAAATACACCAAATCTGTGATCATCGATGACAGCGTTATCCAGGGCATTAAAGACTCTGCCTCTTTTGCACCGCTGCATAACCCTGCTCACCTGATCGGTATCGCTGAAGCCCTGAAATCCTTCCCGCAGCTGAAAGACAAGAACGTGGCCGTATTTGATACCGCGTTCCACCAGACCATGCCGGAAGAGTCTTACCTCTACGCTCTGCCGTACAAACTGTACAAAGAGCATGGCGTACGCCGCTACGGTGCCCACGGCACCAGCCACTTCTATGTCACGCAAGAAGCGGCAAAAATGCTGAACAAGCCGGTTGAAGAAGTCAACATCATCACTTGCCACCTCGGTAACGGCGGTTCCGTTTCTGCTATCCGTAACGGCAAATGTGTTGATACCTCTATGGGTCTGACCCCGCTGGAAGGCCTGGTAATGGGCACCCGCTCTGGCGACATCGACCCGGCGATCATCTTCCACCTGCACGATACCCTGGGTATGAGCGTAGAAGACATCAACAAGATGCTGACCAAAGAGTCCGGCCTGCTGGGTCTGACCGAAGTGACCAGCGACTGCCGTTACGTTGAAGACAACTACGCAGAGAAAGAAGACGCTAAACGTGCAATGGACGTTTACTGCCACCGTCTGGCGAAGTACATCGGCTCTTACACTGCGCTGATGGACGGTCGTCTGGATGGCGTCGTCTTCACCGGCGGTATCGGTGAGAACGCGGCTATGGTGCGCGAGCTGTCCCTGGGCAAACTGGGCGTGCTGGGCTTTGAAGTTGACCATGAACGTAACCTGGCTGCACGCTTCGGTAAGTCTGGCTTCATCAATAAAGAAGGCACCACTCTGGCAATGGTTATCCCAACCAATGAAGAGCTGGTCATCGCGCAAGACGCGAGCCGTCTGACCGCCTGATTCCCCACCGCCAGCAATGCTGGCGGTGCTGTTTTGAAGCCCGCCTGTTTTCGGCGGTAACGAAAGAGGATAAATCGTGTCCCGTACTATTATGCTGATCCCGACCGGAACCAGCGTAGGCCTGACCAGCGTCAGCCTCGGTGTGATCCGTGCGATGGAACGCAAAGGCGTTCGTCTGAGCGTGTTTAAGCCAATTGCGCAACCACGCGCTGGTGGCGATGCCCCAGACCAGACCACGACGATCGTTCGTGCAAACTCTAACCTGCCAGCCGCTGAACCGCTGAAGATGAGCCACGTTGAGTCTCTGCTCTCCAGCAACCAGAAAGACGTGCTGATGGAAGAGATCATCGCTAACTACCACGCTAACGCCCAGGATGCGGAAGTGGTGCTGGTGGAAGGCCTGGTTCCGACGCGCAAACATCAGTTTGCCCAGTCCCTGAACTTTGAAATCGCCAAAACGCTGAACGCGGAAATCGTGTTTGTGATGTCCCAGGGTACTGATACCCCGGAACAGCTGAAAGAGCGTATTGAGCTGACCCGCAGCAGCTTCGGCGGCGCGAAAAACAGCAACATCACCGGCGTTATCGTTAACAAACTGAACGCCCCGGTTGACGAGCAAGGCCGCACCCGCCCTGACCTGTCCGAAATCTTTGACGACTCGTCTAAAGCACAAATCGTCAAAATCGATCCGGCAAAACTGCAGGAATTCAGCCCGCTGCCAGTCCTGGGCGCGGTGACCTGGAGCTTCGATCTGATCGCCACCCGTGCAATCGATATGGCGCGTCACCTGAACGCCACCATCGTGAACGAAGGCGATATCAACACCCGTCGCGTGAAGTCCGTGACCTTCTGTGCGCGTAGCATTCCGCACATGCTGGAGCACTTCCGTGCAGGTTCCCTGCTGGTGACCTCCGCAGACCGTCCTGACGTGCTGGTTGCCGCCTGTCTGGCCGCGATGAACGGCGTGGAGATCGGTGCGATCCTGCTGACCGGTGCCTATGAAATGGACCCACGCGTCAGCAAGCTGTGCGAACGTGCCTTTGCTACCGGCCTGCCGGTCTTCATGGTGAACACCAATACCTGGCAGACCTCTCTAAGCCTGCAGAGCTTCAACCTGGAAGTGCCGGTTGATGACCACCAGCGTATCGAGAAAGTGCAGGAATACGTGGCCGGCTGCATCAATCCTGAGTGGATTGAGTCCCTGACCGCGACCTCCGAGCGCAGCCGTCGTCTCTCTCCACCAGCCTTCCGTTACCAGCTGACCGAGCTGGCGCGTAAAGCGGGCAAACGCGTTGTTCTGCCAGAAGGCGACGAACCACGTACCGTGAAAGCGGCAGCCATCTGTGCCGAGCGCGGTATCGCAACCTGCGTGCTGCTGGGTAACCCGGATGAGATCACCCGCGTAGCGGCCTCTCAGGGCGTTGAGCTGGGTTCTGGTATCGAAATCGTTGACCCGGAAGTGGTGCGCGAAAGCTACGTTGCCCGTCTGGTAGAGCTGCGTAAGAGCAAGGGCATGACCGAAGCCGTTGCCCGCGAACAGCTGGAAGACAACGTGGTTCTGGGTACCCTGATGCTGGAGCAGGACGAAGTTGACGGTCTGGTTTCCGGTGCTGTTCATACCACCGCGAACACCATCCGTCCGCCGCTGCAGCTGATCAAAACCGCGCCAGGTAGCTCTCTGGTCTCTTCCGTGTTCTTCATGCTGCTGCCGGAACAGGTTTACGTTTACGGTGACTGTGCGATCAACCCGGATCCAACCGCTGAACAGCTGGCAGAGATCGCGATTCAGTCCGCGGATTCCGCGATTGCGTTCGGTATCGAACCGCGCGTTGCGATGCTCTCCTACTCTACCGGTAACTCCGGTGCAGGTAGCGACGTTGAGAAAGTGCGTGAAGCCACCCGTCTGGCGCAGGAAAAACGCCCGGATCTGGTTATCGATGGCCCGCTGCAGTACGACGCCGCAGTAATGGCTGACGTTGCCAAATCTAAAGCGCCTAACTCGCCGGTTGCGGGTCGCGCTACCGTGTTCATCTTCCCGGATCTGAACACCGGTAACACCACCTACAAAGCGGTACAGCGTTCTGCCGACCTGATCTCCATCGGGCCGATGCTGCAGGGTATGCGCAAGCCGGTGAACGACCTCTCTCGTGGCGCGCTGGTAGACGATATCGTCTACACCATCGCGCTGACCGCGATCCAGTCTTCACAGCAGTAAGCAGCCCCAAACGTAAAAAGGCGACCTCAGGGTCGCCTTTTTTATTATCGTGCTGTTACGCTTCTTCGTGTTTAGCCGGTTCGTTGCTGGCATTGCGGCTCATCCACAGGGCCAGGGCTTTTAACGAATCTGGCGTGAAGTCATCGCAGCGGGCGGTGATCTCCGCCGGTGTCATCCAGCAGACTTCACTGACCTCTTCTTCCTGCAGGGCAAACGGACCGTGGGAGACGCAGCTGAACAGGCCTCCCCAGACGCGGCAGTGGCTGTCTTCAAAGTAGAACTGACCATGCTCGGCAAACGGCACCCCGGCAATCCCCAGCTCCTCTTCCGCTTCACGGCGGGCGGAATCAAGTAACACCTCATCGGCCTGAACCACACCGCCAGCCGTTGCATCCAGCATACCGGGCATGAAGTCTTTTGTTTCGGTACGGCGCTGCACCAGAATTTTGCCCATACCATCATGCACCACGATATAGGTCGCGCGATGACGCAGGCGCTGGGCCCGCATCTGCTCGCGGCTCGCCTGGGCGATGACTTCATTGTCTTCGCTGACTATATCTACCCACTCAGTACTTGCCAAATGACTCTGCTCCACCATCGGGAAACCTTCTCTTTAAAGCGCTCTCACGGCGCGTTTACTGTTGAGGAGTAAGTTACGGATTAATCCTGGACTCTGCAATAACCTGGCTGTCATTCAGCGTCATAACGCACAAATGGTCCTCTTCCAGCATCCCATAGCTGGGAGGAAACCCGCCTTTCGGCAGGCTAACGGAGCCAGGGTTGAAATGAATAACGTCACCCTTCATCCCGGCAACCGGAATATGAGTATGGCCGTAAACCAGGACATCGCCAGCATTCAGCGCGGGCAGATTATCCGGACCAAAAAGATGACCATGAGTGACAAACAGGCGGCAGCGCTCCAGCAGGATCTGCTGCCAGGGGGCGGTAAGGGGGAAATGCAGCAGCATCTGGTCAACTTCGCTGTCGCAGTTGCCCCGCACAGCAATAATGCGCGATGCATACGCGTTAAGCCGCTCGGCCACCTCCGCAGGGGCATAGCCTTCAGGCAGCGGATTGCGCGGGCCGTGATTCAGCACATCGCCGAGGACAATCAGCCATTGCGCCCCGCTCTGGTTAAACAACGAAAGCACCTTTTCGGTCGCCGGTAGCGAGCCGTGGATGTCCGATGCAAACATCAGCTTCATCAGTGACTCCTTGTAGTGAAAAGCCACCCCATCATACCCGAATCGGCTGCCCTTATCAGCCAGCCCGCTTCGCTGAAAGCGCCACGTAACGCTGCACGGAGGCGCGTTGCCACTGGAAGCTCGCGTAATCCGCCAGCTGTTGAGGCACATCGTCACCGTTGAGCACCAGGCGGTTAAGCATCAGCGCCAGATCGGCATCGGCAATACACCATTCCCCGAATAAGTTCTGATTGCCGTGGGCCAGCAGCGAGGTAGCGGTATCAAACAGCTGGCTGGCTGTTCGTTGGGCAGTTTCGCTCAGGGCCGGTTTTTTCACCCCGGCAAATACCACGTCGGTAGAGCGCTCTTCCCGGATGGGCATCAGATCGCTGCGCAGCCACGCCTGAATCTGCCGCGCGCGGGCGCGTTTTTGCAGATCGAGCGGATAGATTCGCTCCCACTCCGGTGGCGCAAAACGCTCTTCCAGATATTCGGTAATGGCTGAGGATTCGCTGAGTTCAAACCCGTCAACTTCCAGTACCGGCACGCGACGGGTCAGCGCATACCCCCGCCACTGCGGCTGGCGGTTTTCACCCCGGCTGAGATCCACGGTCTTCAGGGTAAAGGGCAATCCCTTCTCGGCCAGCGCGACGTACACGCTCATGACATAAGGAGAGAAATAATCGGCATCTGACCACAGGGTAATTGCAGGTTGGCTCATAACGTCCTCATAAGGCTTCGGATGATGGGTTTACATCCAAAATATAACCTCCAGGCCCGGCTGTCACCTGACGAAAACTCACGATTTATCATCACCGCCTATACTCGATCCTGTACAGAAAAAAGCGTTATGACAGGAGTTGCGATGATTGACCTTTATTACGCCCCTACTCCCAACGGGCATAAGATCACCCTTTTTCTGGAAGAGGCCCAGCTGGACTACCGCATCGTGCCGGTGGATATCAGCAAAGGCGAACAGTTCCGCCCTGAATTTCTCGCCATTTCCCCCAACAATAAAATTCCGGCCATTGTAGATCATGACCCGGAGGACGGTGGCGCGCCGCTGAGCCTGTTTGAGTCTGGCGAAATTTTGCTCTATCTGGCAGAAAAAACCGGCACGTTGCTGAGCGGTGAGTTACGCGAACGCCACATCACGCTGCAGTGGCTCTTCTGGCAGGTTGGCGGCCTGGGGCCGATGATCGGGCAGAACTACCACTTCACCCACTATGCCCCTCAGCCTGTCCCCTATGCCATCGAACGGTTTCAGGTGGAAACGCAGCGGCTCTATAACGTGCTGAATAAGCGCCTGGAAAAATCGCCGTGGCTGGGAGGGGATCACTACAGCATTGCGGATATTGCCTGCTGGCCATGGATCAACACCCATGAGAGCCATCGCGTCGATCTGGCGTCATGGCCCGCGGTAAACAACTGGTTTGAGCGTATTCGCACGCGTCCGGCAACCGAGCGCGCAATGCAAAAAGCGCAGCAGATATAAACGGTTTCCTCATGTATTATGGTGGCGATAATGACACGGAGGAAGCCTGCAATGTCCCAGCAAGACGCGATTATTCGTATTAAAAATTTACGCCTGCGCACCTATATCGGTATCAAAGAGGAGGAGCGCGCTAACCGTCAGGATATCGTCGTTAATGTGGTGATCCACTACCCGGCCGACAAGGCCAGGGACAGTGAAGATATCAATGACGCACTGAACTACCGCACCGTCACCAAAAGCATCATTCAGCATGTCGAGAATAACCGCTTCTCTTTACTGGAAAAATTAACTCAGGATGTGCTGGATATCGCACGCGAACATCACTGGGTCACCTATGCTGAAGTTGAGATTGATAAACTTCACGCGCTGCGTTACGCCGATTCCGTCTCAATGACGTTAAGCTGGCAACGCTAAGCGCAACCCTGGAGGTTGTATGAAGATCCTGGTAACCGGCGGCACCGGCCTGATTGGCCGACATCTTATCCCACGATTGCAGGTGTTGGGCCATGAGGTCACTGTTGTGACGCGCAGTCCTGAAAAAGCGCGTCAGCACCTCGGCTCCGGCATTAATATCTGGAAAGGGCTGACGGAGCACCAGGATCTCAACGGCTTTGAGGCCGTTATCAATCTTGCAGGCGAGCCCATCGCCGACAAGCGCTGGACGGAAGAGCAAAAACAGCGTCTGTGCAACAGTCGCTGGAACATTACCCAGCGGCTGGTGGATATGGTCAAGGCCAGCGACACGCCGCCGTCGGTGTTTATCTCCGGTTCGGCAGCGGGTTATTACGGCGATTTAGGTGAGGTGGTGGTGACCGAAGAGGAGCCGCCGCACAATGAATTTACCCATAAGCTGTGCGCCCGCTGGGAGCAGATCGCCTGTGGCGCGCAGAGCGAAAAAACCCGCGTCTGCCTGCTGCGCACCGGCGTGGTGCTGGCCCCTAAAGGCGGGATTCTGGCGAAAATGCTGCCGGTGTTTAAACTCGGCCTTGGCGGCCCCATCGGCACGGGCCGTCAGTACCTGGCCTGGATCCATATCGACGATATGGTCAACGGCATTCTCTGGCTGCTGGATAACGATCTGCGCGGCCCGTTCAATATGGTTTCCCCCTATCCGGTGCGTAACGAGCAGTTTTCCCATGCGCTGGGCCATGCGGTTCACCGCCCGGCTGTCATTCGCGCTCCGGCCACCGCGGTCCGCCTGCTGATGGGGGAATCCTCCGTGCTGGTGCTGGGCGGCCAGCGCGCGCTGCCGAAGCGGCTGGAGGCCTCCGGGTTCGCTTTCAGGTGGTACGACTTAGAAGAGGCCCTGGGAGATGTGGTAGGTTAAACCTGCCCGGTCGGCTGTGTTAAGGTGTTATGCCCGCTCCCCGCTTAAGGCGCTACGATGGCTACAATCACCACTTCCCGGCTGACGCTCTCCCCCTTTGAGCCCTCCGACTGGCCCTTTTTCCTTCGGCTTCGCGAAGCGCCGGAGATTATGCGCTATATGGCTGCTATCGCCCCGGAAAAAGAGACCCAACGCCTGTTCGCCGCCCGCCTGACGGCCCCGCATACCTTTGTGATCCGCGCCCACGATGATGACACTCCGCTGGGGGATATTGGCCTGCAAATCAGCCCCCGCTACCCTGAAGAGGCCGACATAGGCTACACCGTTATACCTGCGGCACAGGGCCGGGGGATTGCCAGCGAAGCGCTGCGCGCCCTGTGTGAATACGCGTTTATCCGGGTGGGCGTTAAGGCGGTTAATGCGTATGTGCTGGCGGAGAACGGCGGTTCGGTGCGGGTATTAGAGAAAGCGGGATTTGTGCGTACCCAGGTGCTGAAGCAGGCGTATGAGATTAACGGCGTACGCTATGATGACTGGGTGTACCGGCTGGAGAGTGGTGCGGCCTGAGAGCCCTCTCCCTGGCCCTCTCCTACGGGGAGAGGGAACAATAAGCGTAGCGCCACCGGGCAAGAAACTACTTTAACGACCCTTTCAGGAACTGCTGCAAGCGCGGGCTCTGCGGATTACCTAACACCTCATCCGGATGCCCCTGCTCTTCGATCTTGCCCTGATGCAGGAAAATAACGTGACTGGAGACGTTACGGGCGAAGCCCATCTCGTGCGTCACCACTACCATCGTTTTCCCCTCTTCGGCGAGCTGCTGCATGATGCGCAGCACTTCACCCACCAGCTCGGGATCGAGCGCGGAAGTGGGTTCATCAAACAGCAGCACTTCCGGCTCCATCGCCAGCGCACGGGCGATAGAGACACGCTGCTGCTGACCCCCGGAGAGATGCACCGGGTATTTCATCTGCTGGCGCTCGTCGATACCCACTTTCGCCAGATATTTCTCCGCGCGGGCGCGGGCTTCCTGCTTGC contains the following coding sequences:
- the ackA gene encoding acetate kinase, giving the protein MSSKLVLVLNCGSSSLKFAIIDALNGEEYLSGLAECFHLPEARLKWKMDGSKQEAALGAGAAHSEALNFIVNTILAQKPELSAQLTAIGHRIVHGGEKYTKSVIIDDSVIQGIKDSASFAPLHNPAHLIGIAEALKSFPQLKDKNVAVFDTAFHQTMPEESYLYALPYKLYKEHGVRRYGAHGTSHFYVTQEAAKMLNKPVEEVNIITCHLGNGGSVSAIRNGKCVDTSMGLTPLEGLVMGTRSGDIDPAIIFHLHDTLGMSVEDINKMLTKESGLLGLTEVTSDCRYVEDNYAEKEDAKRAMDVYCHRLAKYIGSYTALMDGRLDGVVFTGGIGENAAMVRELSLGKLGVLGFEVDHERNLAARFGKSGFINKEGTTLAMVIPTNEELVIAQDASRLTA
- the pta gene encoding phosphate acetyltransferase — encoded protein: MSRTIMLIPTGTSVGLTSVSLGVIRAMERKGVRLSVFKPIAQPRAGGDAPDQTTTIVRANSNLPAAEPLKMSHVESLLSSNQKDVLMEEIIANYHANAQDAEVVLVEGLVPTRKHQFAQSLNFEIAKTLNAEIVFVMSQGTDTPEQLKERIELTRSSFGGAKNSNITGVIVNKLNAPVDEQGRTRPDLSEIFDDSSKAQIVKIDPAKLQEFSPLPVLGAVTWSFDLIATRAIDMARHLNATIVNEGDINTRRVKSVTFCARSIPHMLEHFRAGSLLVTSADRPDVLVAACLAAMNGVEIGAILLTGAYEMDPRVSKLCERAFATGLPVFMVNTNTWQTSLSLQSFNLEVPVDDHQRIEKVQEYVAGCINPEWIESLTATSERSRRLSPPAFRYQLTELARKAGKRVVLPEGDEPRTVKAAAICAERGIATCVLLGNPDEITRVAASQGVELGSGIEIVDPEVVRESYVARLVELRKSKGMTEAVAREQLEDNVVLGTLMLEQDEVDGLVSGAVHTTANTIRPPLQLIKTAPGSSLVSSVFFMLLPEQVYVYGDCAINPDPTAEQLAEIAIQSADSAIAFGIEPRVAMLSYSTGNSGAGSDVEKVREATRLAQEKRPDLVIDGPLQYDAAVMADVAKSKAPNSPVAGRATVFIFPDLNTGNTTYKAVQRSADLISIGPMLQGMRKPVNDLSRGALVDDIVYTIALTAIQSSQQ
- the yfcD gene encoding NUDIX hydrolase YfcD; amino-acid sequence: MVEQSHLASTEWVDIVSEDNEVIAQASREQMRAQRLRHRATYIVVHDGMGKILVQRRTETKDFMPGMLDATAGGVVQADEVLLDSARREAEEELGIAGVPFAEHGQFYFEDSHCRVWGGLFSCVSHGPFALQEEEVSEVCWMTPAEITARCDDFTPDSLKALALWMSRNASNEPAKHEEA
- the yfcE gene encoding phosphodiesterase → MKLMFASDIHGSLPATEKVLSLFNQSGAQWLIVLGDVLNHGPRNPLPEGYAPAEVAERLNAYASRIIAVRGNCDSEVDQMLLHFPLTAPWQQILLERCRLFVTHGHLFGPDNLPALNAGDVLVYGHTHIPVAGMKGDVIHFNPGSVSLPKGGFPPSYGMLEEDHLCVMTLNDSQVIAESRINP
- the yfcF gene encoding glutathione transferase; this translates as MSQPAITLWSDADYFSPYVMSVYVALAEKGLPFTLKTVDLSRGENRQPQWRGYALTRRVPVLEVDGFELSESSAITEYLEERFAPPEWERIYPLDLQKRARARQIQAWLRSDLMPIREERSTDVVFAGVKKPALSETAQRTASQLFDTATSLLAHGNQNLFGEWCIADADLALMLNRLVLNGDDVPQQLADYASFQWQRASVQRYVALSAKRAG
- the yfcG gene encoding GSH-dependent disulfide bond oxidoreductase; protein product: MIDLYYAPTPNGHKITLFLEEAQLDYRIVPVDISKGEQFRPEFLAISPNNKIPAIVDHDPEDGGAPLSLFESGEILLYLAEKTGTLLSGELRERHITLQWLFWQVGGLGPMIGQNYHFTHYAPQPVPYAIERFQVETQRLYNVLNKRLEKSPWLGGDHYSIADIACWPWINTHESHRVDLASWPAVNNWFERIRTRPATERAMQKAQQI
- the folX gene encoding dihydroneopterin triphosphate 2'-epimerase is translated as MSQQDAIIRIKNLRLRTYIGIKEEERANRQDIVVNVVIHYPADKARDSEDINDALNYRTVTKSIIQHVENNRFSLLEKLTQDVLDIAREHHWVTYAEVEIDKLHALRYADSVSMTLSWQR
- a CDS encoding TIGR01777 family oxidoreductase translates to MKILVTGGTGLIGRHLIPRLQVLGHEVTVVTRSPEKARQHLGSGINIWKGLTEHQDLNGFEAVINLAGEPIADKRWTEEQKQRLCNSRWNITQRLVDMVKASDTPPSVFISGSAAGYYGDLGEVVVTEEEPPHNEFTHKLCARWEQIACGAQSEKTRVCLLRTGVVLAPKGGILAKMLPVFKLGLGGPIGTGRQYLAWIHIDDMVNGILWLLDNDLRGPFNMVSPYPVRNEQFSHALGHAVHRPAVIRAPATAVRLLMGESSVLVLGGQRALPKRLEASGFAFRWYDLEEALGDVVG
- a CDS encoding GNAT family N-acetyltransferase codes for the protein MATITTSRLTLSPFEPSDWPFFLRLREAPEIMRYMAAIAPEKETQRLFAARLTAPHTFVIRAHDDDTPLGDIGLQISPRYPEEADIGYTVIPAAQGRGIASEALRALCEYAFIRVGVKAVNAYVLAENGGSVRVLEKAGFVRTQVLKQAYEINGVRYDDWVYRLESGAA
- the hisP gene encoding histidine ABC transporter ATP-binding protein HisP, which codes for MAENKLNVIDLHKRYGEHEVLKGVSLQANAGDVISIIGSSGSGKSTFLRCINFLEKPSAGSIIVSGENINLVQDKDGQLKVADKHQLRMLRTRLTMVFQHFNLWSHMTVLENVMEAPVQVLGLSKQEARARAEKYLAKVGIDERQQMKYPVHLSGGQQQRVSIARALAMEPEVLLFDEPTSALDPELVGEVLRIMQQLAEEGKTMVVVTHEMGFARNVSSHVIFLHQGKIEEQGHPDEVLGNPQSPRLQQFLKGSLK